The Amphiura filiformis chromosome 12, Afil_fr2py, whole genome shotgun sequence genome includes a region encoding these proteins:
- the LOC140166869 gene encoding N-lysine methyltransferase SMYD2-B-like, with product MKNMAGLVEVFPSPLGGRGVRAKRDIKAGEVLVREEPYVLCHGAVESPSRCDYCFAEKSDLRRCLGCKYVRYCSKDCQKSAWPDHIHECKGIKKAPASEIFQDEHRFVAKVLQKRKAMQGNSSASPADENGFPNTPDELQHHIDNWEPRHNRKFERAYTQLTQFMNEDDIKNKNKVKEIVSICRVNSVQIQDGRGRSLGYGLFLKYAMFNHSCDPNCLVATDHESNMMINRREIRAVAEIKKGEECFVSFVDEYQPTAMRNDAISAEWFFTCNCNLCQNKERNARICGLRCPNCSSAVPFSPTESPIFVDVDDYNRRPEFEFNPQSEIKCVSCQWLPDRALREKYWLAFLQMNEKDILIKAKKETLTPDILL from the exons ATGAAAAACATGGCTGGATTAGTTGAGGTTTTTCCGAGCCCACTTGGAGGTAGAGGAGTTCGTGCTAAACGTGATATTAAAGCCGGTGAAGTGCTAGTGCGAGAAGAACCATATGTTCTATGTCATGGTGCCGTTGAATCGCCATCACGTTGTGATTATTGCTTTGCTGAAAA GAGTGATCTTCGTAGATGTCTTGGTTGCAAGTATGTTAGGTACTGCAGTAAAGATTGTCAG AAATCAGCTTGGCCTGACCACATCCATGAATGTAAGGGTATCAAGAAAGCTCCTGCAAGCGAGATATTTCAAGATGAGCATAGATTTGTTGCAAAGGTACTGCAGAAACGAAAG GCAATGCAAGGCAACTCTTCAGCTTCACCTGCAGATGAAAATGGATTCCCAAACACTCCTGATGAGCTGCAACATC ATATTGACAACTGGGAACCCAGACATAACAGGAAGTTTGAAAGGGCTTACACTCAACTGACTCAATTCATGAATGAAGACGACATCAAGAATAAGAACAAAGTGAAGGAAATTGTTAGCATATGCAGAGTAAACAGTGTCCAGATCCAAGATGGGAGGGGTCGCAGTCTTGGTTATGGTTTGTTTCTCAA gtATGCAATGTTCAATCATAGCTGTGACCCAAATTGTCTTGTTGCAACCGATCATGAAAGCAATATGATGATCAATCGCCGTGAAATTCGAGCTGTGGCGGAAATTAAAAAGGGAGAGGAG TGTTTTGTTAGCTTCGTAGATGAATATCAGCCAACTGCCATGAGAAATGATGCAATTTCTGCAGAGTGGTTCTTCACATGTAATTGTAACCTGTGCCAGAACAAAGAGAGA AATGCAAGGATTTGTGGATTAAGGTGTCCCAACTGTTCATCTGCAGTGCCCTTTTCTCCCACTGAATCACCCATATTTGTTGACGTAGATGACTATAACAGGCGTCCTGAATTTGAGTTTAATCCACAAA GTGAGATCAAGTGTGTTTCCTGCCAGTGGCTTCCAGACAGAGCTTTGAGAGAAAAGTATTGGCTAGCATTTTTACAAATGAATGAAAAGGATATTTTGATCAAAGCAAAGAAGGAAACTCTAACACCAGATATCCTTTTGTAG